One Drechmeria coniospora strain ARSEF 6962 chromosome 01, whole genome shotgun sequence genomic region harbors:
- a CDS encoding catalytic subunit of the PKA, giving the protein MYSILGPIAYPSSRTKYLANGLVASLERRGAAARSRRQQPDLAFAFLKRTRLSSSARKLNLRPSPPTTANPGFRTPSSHSPPPSRLATAAHPGDSLAGSRPWTATAAEPEANEEWQPGRGGEARSQEPSPPSFVVCLFPSDTSSHRATSSTDPSTHPPRPPSQPPPLPRQPYGRRRSRSIVDMTATVVNAQAAALPAPHAHTNPHACSHTRDGEAPRGGAGRDGPGGREELLPPPTHKFDLGDFELVRTLGTGTFARVCLVRPANASLPLDRDPDPQVFALKILRKSEVVRLKQVDHVRHELAILSDVAGHPFVTELLASFSDHDSLYMLLDYVPGGELFSYLRRMRRFDEPTARFYAAEIVLVLEYLHEHQGGVAYRDLKPENLLLDRDGHIKLVDFGFAKRLGHKDDRPVETYTLCGTPEYLAPEVIHNKGHTTAVDWWALGILLYEFLTGYPPFWHQNPIEIYRQIVEKPVTFPREPALSVEAKDIIRAFCHVDRSRRLGNISGGAARVKAHPFFAAVDWHGLLERRCPAPIVPPVRYHGDAQCFDTYPDDDAAKGPSAYTPEMARKYDRYFEDF; this is encoded by the exons ATGTACTCTATACTCGGCCCCATCGCATATCCCTCATCCAGGaccaagtacctag CCAACGGGTTGGTTGCGTCATTGGAAAGGAGAGGCGCCGCCGCTAGGAGCAGGAGGCAGCAGCCTgacctcgccttcgccttcctCAAGAGGACGCGGCTGAGCTCGTCAGCTCGTAAGCTGAACCTCCGGCCTTCCCCGCCGACAACCGCCAACCCAGGATTCCGAACCCCCTCATCTCACAGTCCTCCCCCATCTCGTCTCGCAACCGCGGCGCATCCAGGAGACTCGCTCGCTGGCAGCCGGCCATGGACCGCAACCGCTGCCGAACCTGAAGCCAACGAAGAGTGGCAAccgggacgaggaggcgaggctCGATCGCAGGAaccgtcgccaccctcgtTCGTCGTTTGTCTCTTCCCTTCCGACACCTCGAGCCACCGAGCCACCAGTTCAACCGATCCCTCGACGCAC CCACCACGACCGCCTTCGCAACCACCACCTTTGCCGCGGCAACCATACGGACGCCGACGGTCGAgatccatcgtcgacatgacggccaccgtcgtcaacgCGCAGGCTGCCGCCCTCCCCGCGCCGCACGCTCACACCAATCCTCATGCCTGTTCCCACacccgcgacggcgaggctccCCGCGGAGGGGCGGGACGGGACGGACCAGGCGGACGAGAagagctgctgccgccgccgacgcacaAGTTTGACCTCGGCGACTTTGAGCTCGTTCGCACCCTCGGCACAG GCACCTTTGCGCGCGTCTGCCTCGTCCGCCCCGCCAACGCGTCCCTACCCCTAGACCGGGACCCGGATCCCCAAGTCTTTGCCCTCAAGATCCTGCGCAAGTCCGAGGTGGTCCGCCTCAAGCAGGTCGACCACGTGCGCCACGAGCTGGCCATCCtctccgacgtcgccggccaccCCTTCGTCACGGAGCTGCTGGCCTCCTTCTCCGACCACGACTCGCTCTACATGCTGCTCGACTACGtgcccggcggcgagctcttCAGCTACCTGCGTAGGATGCGCCGCTTCGACGAGCCGACTGCCCGCTTCTACGCCGCCGAGAtcgtcctcgtgctcgagTACCTGCACGAGCACCAGGGCGGCGTCGCCTACCGCGACCTCAAGCCGGAGAACCTCCTGCTCGACCGCGACGGCCACATCAAGCTCGTCGACTTCGGCTTCGCCAAGCGCCTCGGCCACAAGGACGACAGGCCCGTCGAGACCTACACCCTCTGCGGCACCCCCGAGTACCTCGCCCCCGAGGTCATCCACAACAAGGGCCACaccaccgccgtcgactggtgggccctcggcatcctcctgTACGAGTTCCTCACCGGCTACCCGCCATTCTGGCACCAGAACCCCATCGAGATCTACCGGCAGATTGTCGAGAAGCCGGTGACGTTCCCGCGCGAGCCCGCCCTCTCGGTCGAGGCGAAGGATATCATCCGCGCCTTCTGCCACGTAGACCGCTCCCGCCGGCTCGGTAACATCTCCGGCGGTGCCGCCCGCGTCAAGGCCCACCCattcttcgccgccgtcgactggcacggcctgctcgagcgGCGCTGCCCGGCGCCCATCGTCCCGCCCGTGCGCTACCACGGCGATGCCCAGTGCTTCGACACCtaccccgacgacgacgccgccaagggcCCCTCCGCCTACACGCCCGAGATGGCCCGCAAGTACGACCGGTACTTTGAAGACTTTTGA
- a CDS encoding oxidoreductase, short chain dehydrogenase/reductase family superfamily, whose product MSTVLIVGGTRGLGASLVRLYSARADDDSVVFGTTRSNIIPAGFPVPVKWLPGIDLMLPSAADSLARQLRDPHESASLSTVIITAGHFTREDLTTKGPDWEEEQRMYTTSAIAPVFVVHRLYRAGLLRKGARVVLVSSESGSIALRHEHEGGGNYAHHASKAALNMVGRLLSLDLAAQDIVVSIVHPGFMRTEMTAGVGFDKYWDDGGGESVQGCPSMPAVADDGPFAGSPT is encoded by the exons ATGTCCACcgtcctcatcgtcggcggcacgcgCGGTCTCGGAGCGAGCCTCGTTCGGCTGTACTCTgcccgagccgacgacgacagcgtcGTTTTCGGCACGACGAGGTCCAACATCATCCCCGCCGGCTTCCCCGTGCCCGTCAAGTGGCTTCCCGGAATCGACCTCATGCTGCCGAGTGCGGCCGACAGCTTGGCGAGGCAGCTACGCGACCCCCACGAGTCGGCGTCGCTGTCGACGGTT ATCATCACGGCCGGCCACTTCACGAGGGAGGACCTCACGACCAAGGGACCCGACTGGGAGGAGGAGCAACGAATGTACACGACGAGCGCCATCGCGCCCGTCTTCGTCGTGCACCGGCTCTACCGGGCCGGCCTTTTGCGGAAGGGCGCGCGCGTCGTGCTCGTGTCGTCGGAGAGCGGCAGCATTGCCCtgcggcacgagcacgaaggcggcggcaacTACGCGCACCACGCGAGCAAGGCGGCGCTCAACATGGTCGGCCGGCTGCTGAgcctcgacctcgcggcCCAGGACATCGTCGTGAGCATCGTGCACCCGGGCTTCATGCGCACCGAGATGACGGCCGGCGTTGGATTTGACAAGTActgggacgacggcggcggtgagtCCGTTCAAGGTTGCCCGTCGATGCCTGCCGTCGCTGACGATGGGCCCTTTGCCGGGTCGCCGACGTAg
- a CDS encoding GTPase activating protein, with translation MFSNLTTIVQKAQQLIDPTQGLNLSDSDRNPSKASLFQSQFRLPASQTPLYEINAELTIPPSNASRTGKDHDRGWHYAGKLHLSEAYMCFSTTPSSFVPSASTSHSSVFTGQTHGAGPSGNGFTFPLCAIRRVERLNSQNFQFALAITSWNGLLADKPKGKEGDGDGKDGVREQRITIHLAGTRQACERFCDGLKRGLRAGVGNVGKLRKVVAECYSEHLLRSEERKNASPPDAGLGMIFRYPGDAKKLRDRAKMRLWAEYLRDNGRNVTLARQPTFHKLIRVGLPNRLRGEIWELTSGSIYLRLEKPTSYGDTLARFEGQESLAIDEIEKDLNRSLPEYPGFQSEEGIGRLRRVLTAYSWVNADVGYCQAMNIVVAALLIYMSESQAFFLLSVLCDRLVPGYYSTTMYGTLLDQKVFESLVERTMPVLWDHLVRSDIQLSVVSLPWFLSLYVNSMPLIFAFRVLDVFFVEGPKVLFQVGLAILRINGEELLDAADDGAFISVLKAYFSRLDESAHPRSENPKLRAVTRFQELMVVAFKEFSAITHGSITDLRLQKKDAVLSNIENFAKRTAIRNLGPDSKLLAADELSALYDRFYSVLYERQQRDHVLKEEERRRAKTGRMRASDIFSGASQAQGQAVEKGRVGLGPSTNLMDYDAFREFLASMSRWAISDSPGQTRRESGAEPDRLSKFHSTRRAAETPSPWGAGPEPAEHDFLRRLYKRWDVDGNDALTLQNVVTGLAGIKGKHDIMGTITYFFELYDDDDDGKVDREGILRISEALLFLSRRGLEGTLSAGASSTALNGDAPGANESQGSPNAGMTKNERFLGSVSAFIRRCFEYADPDHPQNKQATEDGAAADAGAFVIGDEDDDDDDDDLIGLDDAPSDPTRTATGSTPVSGDETVTETDTDGTGGPTRRVSRVKAEAANAALDPANPLHITLPTFRMVVLADELLEQFFESSFPASFHMIDGVQSATPTPSSSLTTFASLGFGARPPALSQTVLPGAGRSLRGVLDNIVTDGMRVATEVRRRMEEAQKELEKSAMPNQRHDEDDEDDDDIGVAVGARKGRSQDMERRSVHSADRDLLDGLDAEAGAPAKDEGTNLIDMDPHSGKSRAERPSTTGTAVVEFEG, from the exons ATGTTCTCCAACTTGACGACCATCGTGCAAAAGGCTCAGCAGCTCATCGATCCGACCCAGGGGCTCAACCTCTCCGACTCCGACCGCAACCCGTCCAAGGCCTCGCTCTTCCAGAGCCAGTTCCGCCTCCCCGCCTCCCAGACGCCCCTGTACGAGATCAACGCCGAGCTCACCATCCCGCCCTCCAACGCGAGCCGCACCGGCAAGGACCACGACCGGGGATGGCACTACGCCGGCAAGCTGCACCTCTCCGAGGCCTACATGTGCTTctccacgacgccgagcagcttcgtcccgtcggcgagcacctCCCACTCCTCCGTCTTCACCGGCCAGAcccacggcgccggcccgAGCGGCAACGGCTTCACCTTTCCCCTCTGCGCCATCCGGAGGGTCGAGAGGCTGAATAGCCAGAATTTCCAG TTCGCGCTCGCCATCACGAGCTGGAACGGCCTCCTGGCCGACAAGCccaagggcaaggaaggagacggcgacggcaaggatggcGTCCGAGAGCAGCGCATCACCAtccacctcgccggcacccGCCAGGCCTGCGAGCGCTTCTGCGACGGGCTCAAGCGAGGCCTGCGAGCGGgcgtcggcaacgtcggcaagctgcgcaaggtcgtcgccgagtGCTACTCCGAGCACCTCCTGCGGTCCGAGGAGCGGAAGAACGCGAGCCCCCCCGACGCCGGGCTCGGCATGATCTTCCGATACCCCGGCGACGCCAAGAAGCTCCGGGACCGAGCCAAGATGCGCCTCTGGGCCGAGTACCTGCGGGACAACGGCCGGAACGTGACGCTCGCCCGCCAGCCGACCTTCCACAAGCTCATCCGCGTCGGTCTCCCCAACCGGCTGCGCGGCGAGATCTGGGAGCTCACCTCGGGCTCCATCTACCTGCGGCTCGAGAAGCCGACGTCGTACGGCGACACGCTGGCCAGGTTCGAGGGCCAGGAgtcgctcgccatcgacgagatcGAAAAGGACCTCAACCGGAGCCTGCCCGAGTACCCGGGCTTCCAGAGCGAGGAGGGCATAGGCAGGCTCCGGCGCGTCCTCACCGCCTACAGCTGGGtcaacgccgacgtcggctaCTGCCAGGCCATGaacatcgtcgtcgccgccctgctcATCTACATGTCCGAGTCGCAagccttcttcctcctctccgtcCTGTGCGACCGGCTCGTGCCCGGCTACTACTCGACCACCATGTACGGCACCCTCCTCGACCAGAAGGTGTTCGAGTCCCTCGTCGAGAGGACGATGCCCGTGCTGTGGGACCATCTCGTCCGGAGCGACATCCAGCTGTCCGTCGTCTCCCTGCCCTGGTTCCTGTCCCTCTACGTCAACTCGATGCCCCTCATCTTCGCCTtccgcgtcctcgacgtcttcttcgtcgagGGGCCCAAGGTCCTCTTCCaggtcggcctcgccatcctccgcATCAACGGGgaggagctgctcgacgccgccgacgacggcgccttcATCTCCGTCCTCAAGGCCTACTTCTCGCGCCTCGACGAGTCGGCCCACCCGAGGTCGGAGAACCCGAAGCTGCGGGCCGTCACGCGCTTCCAGGAGCTCATGGTCGTCGCCTTCAAGGAGTTTTCCGCCATCACCCACGGCTCCATCACCGACCTGCGCCTGCAGAAGAAGGATGCGGTCCTCAGCAACATCGAGAACTTTGCCAAGAGGACGGCGATCCGGAACCTCGGTCCCGACAGCaagctgctcgccgccgacgagctgagCGCCCTCTACGACCGCTTCTACAGCGTCCTGTACGAGCGCCAGCAGCGGGACCACGTgctcaaggaggaggagcggcgCAGGGCCAAGACCGGCCGCATGCGCGCCTCCGACATCTTCTCCGGAGCCTCCCAGGCCCAGGGCCAGGCCGTCGAGAAGGGACGTGTCGGGCTCGGGCCGAGCACGAACCTCATGGACTACGACGCCTTCCGGGAGTTCCTCGCGAGCATGTCGAGGTGGGCCATCTCCGACTCGCCGGGCCAGACGAGGCGAGAGTCGGGCGCGGAACCGGACCGGCTCTCCAAGTTCCACAGCACCCGGCGGGCCGCCGAGACGCCGTCCCCGTGGGGCGCCGggcccgagccggccgagcacgACTTCCTGCGACGGCTGTACAAGAGGtgggacgtcgacggcaacgacgcgCTGACGCTCCAGAACGTCGTCACCGGCCTCGCGGGCATCAAGGGCAAGCACGACATCATGGGCACCATCACCTACTTCTTCGAGctctacgacgacgacgacgacggcaaggtcgaccGGGAAGGCATCCTGAGGATATCCGAGGCCCTGCTGTTCCTGTCCCGACGCGGACTCGAGGGCACGCTGAGCGCCGGCGCCTCGAGCACGGCGCTCAACGGGGACGCGCCCGGCGCGAACGAGTCCCAGGGCAGCCCCAACGCGGGCATGACGAAGAACGAGCGATTCCTCGGCAGCGTGAGCGCCTTCATCCGACGTTGCTTCGAGTACGCCGACCCGGATCACCCTCAGAACAAGCAGGCGACGGAAGATGGCGCCGCGGCGGACGCGGGCGCCTTTGTCAtcggggacgaggacgacgacgacgacgacgacgatctgatcggcctcgacgacgcccctTCCGATCCGACGCGGACGGCGACCGGCTCGACTCCGGTCTCGGGCGAcgagacggtgacggaaACGGACACGGATGGCACCGGCGGCCCGACGCGCCGGGTATCCCgcgtcaaggccgaggcggccaacgcGGCGCTGGACCCGGCCAACCCGCTGCACATCACGCTGCCGACGTTCAGAATGGTCGtcttggccgacgagctcctcgagcagTTCTTCGAGTCCTCCTTCCCAGCCTCCTTCCACATGATTGACGGGGTGCAGagcgcgacgccgacgccgtcgagctcgctgACGACCTTTGCGagcctcggcttcggcgccagGCCGCCGGCTCTGTCGCAGACGGTGCTGCCGGGCGCCGGACGCAGCCTGCGCGGCGTGCTGGACAACATTGTCACGGACGGGATGCGCGTGGCGACGGAGGTGCGGAGACGGATGGAGGAGGCGCAgaaggagctcgagaagaGCGCGATGCCGAACCAGAggcacgacgaggacgacgaggacgacgacgacattggcgtcgccgtcggcgcgaggAAAGGGCGCAGCCAGGACATGGAGCGGCGGTCGGTCCATAGCGCGGACCgcgacctcctcgacggcctcgacgccgaggccggggcgccggccaaggacgagggaACGAACCTCATCGACATGGATCCCCACTCGGGCAAGAGCCGAGCCgagaggccgtcgacgacgggcacggcCGTGGTGGAGTTTGAGGGGTGA
- a CDS encoding casein kinase I hhp1 — protein sequence MTTMDLRVGNKYRIGRKIGSGSFGDIYLGTNIISGEEIAIKLESVKAKHPQLEYEARVYKSLAGGVGIPFVRWFGTECDYNAMVLDLLGPSLEDLFNFCNRKFSLKTVLLLADQLISRIEYIHAKSFIHRDIKPDNFLMGIGKRGNQVNVIDFGLAKKYRDPKTHFHIPYRENKNLTGTARYASINTHLGVEQSRRDDMESLGYVMLYFCRGSLPWQGLKAATKKQKYDRIMEKKMTTPTEVLCRGFPNEFAIYLNYTRSLRFDDKPDYSYLRKIFRDLFVREGFQYDYVFDWTVYKYQKNAQAIAQAAGQAVAEDDEKARASRTNAAAAAAAAGGAPKPNAMPSSRRKMLERGAGAGVDTPDTNRAMGGSDRM from the exons ATGACCACAATG GATCTTCGCGTCGGTAACAAGTACCGCATCGGCCGCAAGATTGGCTCGGGTTCCTTTGGCGACATCTACCTGGGCACCAACATCATTTCCGGCGAAGAGATTGCCATCAAGCTGGAATCCGTCAAGGCCAAGCATCCCCAGCTCGAGTATGAGGCGCGCGTCTACAAgtcgctcgccggcggcgtcggcatccccTTCGTCCGCTGGTTCGGAACCGAGTGCGACTACAACGCCATGGTGCTCGATCTCCTCGGTCCCAGCCTGGAGGATCTCTTCAACTTTTGCAACCGTAAATTCTCGCTCAAGACtgtgctcctcctcgccgaccaGCTCATCTCCCGCATCGAGTACATACACGCCAAGTCCTTCATCCACCGCGACATCAAGCCCGACAACTTTCTCATGGGCATCGGCAAGCGCGGCAACCAGGTCAACGTCATCGACTTTGGCCTCGCCAAGAAGTACCGCGACCCCAAGACACACTTTCACATTCCCTATCGTGAGAATAAGAACCTGACGGGAACCGCCCGCTACGCCTCGATCAACACGCATCTCGGCGTGGAGCAGTCCCGCCGCGACGACATGGAGTCGCTCGGATACGTCATGCTCTACTTCTGCCGCGGCTCCCTGCCCTGGCAGGGCCtcaaggcggcgacgaagaagcaAAAGTACGACCGCATCATGGAgaagaagatgacgacgccgaccgaGGTCCTCTGCCGCGGCTTCCCCAACGAGTTCGCCATTTACCTCAACTACACGCGGTCCCTCCGCTTCGACGACAAGCCCGACTACAGCTACCTTCGAAAGATCTTCCGTGACCTCTTCGTCCGCGAGGGTTTCCAGTACGACTACGTCTTTGACTGGACTGTCTACAAGTACCAGAAGAACGCACAAGCCATCGCTCAAGCCGCTGgacaggccgtcgccgaggacgacgagaaggcgCGCGCCTCGCGcaccaacgccgccgccgccgccgccgccgccggtggtgCCCCCAAGCCCAACGCCATGCCGAGCTCCCGCCGCAAGATGCTCGAGcgcggagccggagccggtgTCGACACGCCCGACACCAACCGCGCCATGGGCGGCAGCGATCGCATGTGA
- a CDS encoding Endonuclease/exonuclease/phosphatase, with protein MRMRTSAAESAGPDRSVRMAPSTLDLLVVTFNCAKTLVDGGVFARHLQSAFGQNATALPDLVVLSLQEIAPLSQAFIGDYFLSPYFARFDEAVNLAAWWHDDDDASVTSTDVARAKRRYTLVKGHNVGYTAILLFARDAARVRKLQEAEVGFGAAEMGNKGAVGLRVLYDAAEAAEAVGGERSTELTFVATHLAAMEWNLARRNANWAAIMRGLTFGNPEEAVEQMGGQDGSPSAAVAADPADGTSGERRGLLHEEHDEQRARLQRRLHDMSVFKPSSHLFVAGDLNYRISTTSPPPGAAFPSLDPASEHYYPTFFPLDQLTRERTAGRTLHGLTEHAVRFPPTYKYDVQPATRQPETEVPWTFAPHRYPAWTDRVLYLDLPSWVRGREEEPPEEEPEEEEPEDGHERRCIDVRAYDAFPVMRTSDHRAVFLRATVPLVPPDQLAPPAPTPSSSSSSSSSRRQGSDADASTDPRVRLPVEIDPEAWARRKAARRKEQLVGWSMFLWSTREGAWILATLLAAGLGAYLFCGAAA; from the exons ATGCGCATGCGGACATCGGCCGCTGAGAGTGCCGGGCCAGACCGCAGCGTACGcatggcgccctcgacgcttGACCTGCTGGTGGTCACCTTCAACTGCGCCAagacgctcgtcgacggcggcgtcttcGCCAGGCACCTGCAGTCGGCCTTTGGCCAGAACGCAACGGCACTCCCCGATCTCGTTGTCCT GTCCCTGCAGGAAATCGCACCGCTGAGCCAGGCCTTCATCGGCGATTACTTCCTCAGCCCCTACTTTGCTCGATTCGACGAGGCAGtcaacctcgccgcctggtggcacgacgacgacgatgcttcggtgacgtcgacggacgtggcgagggcgaaaaGGCGGTACACGCTCGTCAAGGGCCACAACGTGGGCTACACGGCCATCCTGCTCTTCGCCCGCGATGCCGCTCGCGTGCGGAAGCTGCAGGAGGCAGaggtcggcttcggcgccgccgagatgGGCAACAAGGGCGCCGTAGGATTGCGGGTGCTgtacgacgccgccgaggccgccgaggccgtcggcggagagCGGTCGACGGAGCTCACGTTTGTGGCGACGCACCTGGCGGCCATGGAGTGGAATCTCGCACGACGCAACGCCAACTGGGCGGCCATCATGCGCGGCCTGACGTTTGGGAATCCCGAGGAGGCCGTGGAGCAGATGGGCGGCCAGGACgggtcgccgtcggctgccgtcgcggccgaccCAGCTGACGGCACCTCGGGGGAGCGTCGAGGTCTGCTTCACGAAGAGCACGACGAGCAGCGCGCCCGGCTGCAGCGCCGGCTCCACGACATGTCCGTCTTCAAACCGTCGTCGCACCTCTttgtcgccggcgacctcAACTACCgcatctcgacgacgtcgccgcctcccggCGCGGCCTTTCCGAGTCTCGACCCAGCCTCGGAGCACTACTACCCAACATTCTTCCCCCTCGACCAGCTCACGCGCGAGCGGACGGCCGGGAGGACGCTCCACGGGCTGACGGAGCATGCCGTGCGCTTCCCGCcgacgtacaagtacgacgTGCAGCCGGCCACGCGGCAGCCGGAGACCGAGGTGCCGTGGACGTTTGCGCCGCACCGATACCCGGCCTGGACCGACCGGGTGCTCTACCTCGACCTGCCGTCGTGGGTCCgtgggagggaggaggagccgccggaggaggagccggaggaggaggagccggAGGACGGGCACGAGCGTCGATGCATCGACGTTCGCGCGTACGACGCCTTTCCCGTCATGCGCACGAGCGACCACCGCGCCGTATTCCTACGGGCCACCGTACCGCTCGTCCCTCCCGACCAGCTCGCGCCCCCtgctccgacgccgtcgtcgtcgtcctcttcctcctcgtcgcgacggcaaggcagcgacgccgatgcctcGACCGACCCTCGCGTTCGTCTGCCAGTCGAGATTGACCCCGAGGCCTGGGCTCGGCGCAAGGCGGCCCGACGCAaggagcagctcgtcggctggAGCATGTTCCTCTGGAGCACGCGGGAAGGCGCCTGGATCCTGGCGACactgctcgccgccgggctCGGTGCGTACTTGTTCTGCGGTGCGGCCGCGTAG